The genomic stretch CACCGAATGGAAGGCGACGAACCCCTGACGGGCGCGGTCTTCCGGCACCAGCGCAATGCCGGCGTCGATGGCATCTCGCGGCTTGGCGATCGAAACCGCCTTGCCTTTGATCCGGATCTCGCCACTAGTCATCGGCTGGACCCCGGCCAGCACGCGCGCCAGCGACGAGCGGCCACTGCCCAGCAGGCCAGCGACGCCGACCACTTCACCGCGGCGAAGCGTCAGATCGATACCGATCGGCTTGCCGGAGCCCGAAAGGCCGCGTGTTTCGAGCAGCACTTCGCCGATAGTCGCCGTCTCACGCACCACGTCGGAGAAGCCGCGAGAGCGTCGGCCGATGATATGGGCGATCATCGATTCCAGCGTGAATTCCGACATCGGCGCGGTGATGATGTGCTTGCCGTCGCGCAAGATGGTAGCGCGGTCGGCTATGCGGAAGATCTCGTCCATGCGGTGCGAGACATAAACGATGGCGACGCCCTGGCCGCGAAGCTGGCGCACATATTCGAACAGCCGCTCGACTTCGTTCTGCGACAGCGCAGTGGTTGGCTCGTCCAACACCAACACCTTGCACGGTTGCGAGGTCGCCTTGACGATCTCGGTAAGCTGTCGGTGTCCAGCCGGAATGTCGGAGACCTTGGCGTTGGGGTCGATCTCGACGCCCATGCGCGCGAAAAGCTTTCGCGATTCGGCCGCCGCGGTTCTGTCGTCGATGAGCCCGGAGTTGGTCCTGATCTCACGGTTGAGGAAGACATTCTGCGCCACCGTCAGCGTCGGAATCAGGCTCATTTCCTGGAACGCCATAGCGACACCGGCATTGCGCGCTGCCTCGGCGGTGAAGGTGGCTAGCGGCACGCCGCCGATCTCGACCGTGCCGGAGCTTGGCGGTTGCACGCCGCGCAGAATCTTCAGGATTGTCGACTTGCCGGCGCCGTTCTCACCGAGCAGTGCGTGCACTTCGCCCGGGCTAACGTCGAGATGAACGTCGTCAAGCGCCCGGACACCGCCGAAACGCATGCTGACATTTCGCATTCGGACGGCTTCGGCTGCGTTGGCAGTGTTCATGACAACACCTAGGGCAAAACAAAGGTTGCGTCGGGTGGGACGAATGGTTCGGCCTGCCGGACAGAAACGTTGCGCTTCTGCTCGAACTCGGCCGAACCCATCTCCACCGGGAGGACCTGTCTGCGAAGCCTACTGCATGCTTTGCTTGATCTTGTCGGTGACCGGCTTGTGGTAGACCTGCTGCCAGGCATCGGCGAGATTGGCCTTGGTTACCGGCAGTGCCGGCAGCGCGACATAGGCCGGCGCCTGCTTGCCAAGCAAACCGTAGCCGGCCAGCATTGCCTCGGTCACGCCCTGGTCGTAGGGCCGCTGCGCTGACAGGCCCTTAACCGGACCGCCGCTCGCCATGTTGATGGCGACGTTTTCGCCGAGGTCGCAATTGACAATTACCAGGTCGTCCCGGCCATTGGTGAGAGCGGCGGAGATGACGCCTTCTGCGGGCACATCCCACACTGCCCAGATACCCTTGATGCTGGGATTGGCGACGAGCAGGGCGCCTGCCGCCTTCTCGGCATCGCCTGAGAAGTCGGGACCGCCGATGCCTTGCTCGGCGACGACGTGGATGTCCGGATAGTTCTCGGCCAGCGTCTTCTTGACGGCGTCGTAGCGCTGCTTGGTGACGAAGAAATCGGCTGCATGGAAGATCAGTCCGACATCGCCCTTGCCGCCAAGAGCCTGTGCCAGCAGGTGCGCGGTGGCGACGCCGTTGCCGTAGTTGTCAGCCGAGACGGAGCTGACGTAGTCCTTGCCGGCTACGAAGCCTTTCGGCACGTTGTCCATGAAGACGAGCTTGGCGCCTGCGTCGGCCGCCGCTTTGTAGGCCGCTGCGGTCGCGACCGGGTCGGTCGGAATCGACACGATGATATTGGGCTTCTGGGCCATTACGGTCTCGAGGTCGGACACCTGCTTGTCGGGCTTGAAGCCCGCGTCGGTAACGGCGACGACTTCGATACCCATGGTAGCGAACTGCGCCTTTAGGCCTTCGATTTGCGCCTGCGACCAGTCGTTGCCGGCATAGTGCATGACAATGGCGGCCTTTGCGTGCATGTCCTTGATCTTGGCGAGTTCCTCATCGGTGAGCTTCACGCTCGAGGCGGCTTCCGGCTTCTCGCCGTTAGGTCCGAGGCTCATCACATGCTGGCCGATCTCAGTCAGCGCCTGGGCAGGATCGATGGCATAGGCGGCGTTCGAGGCGAGGCCCAGGCCGAGCGTCAGACAGATTGCCGTCGACCGAAGCAAGGTTTTCATGCGCATGGTGTTTTCTCCCTGATATTGTTTGGTTTTCGTTATTGCAGTTACAGACGCCTCCCGGCGGCAACGCCGGTCGGCAAATTCAGACTTTCGCCAGTTCCGCTTGCACAAAGGCGTGGCTTTCCCGCGCTCCGGCGGCAGGATCGGCCCAGGCGTCGAGTTCGTTGCAGATCCAACCCGTGTAACTGATGTCCTTCAGGGCCCGGATCACGGCGCCATTGTCGCAATCGCCCCGGCCGACCGGCACGAAGGCGAACGGGTCGCGCTGCCATCCCTTGAGGTGGACGTAGGAAATGCGTGACGCGTGCTCGCGCACCATAGCTGCCACGTCGCCTCCGGCAGCGGCCAGATGCGCGGTATCCGGACAGAACCCGATCGCGGTCTTGCCGAAGATCGTCCGAACCTCGTCCGGGTTCTCGACGATGGTGGAAAGGTGGGGGTGGTAGTGAGCTTTCAGGCCGTGCTGCGCAGCGATTGCCATCACCTTGTCGAGCGCCGATGCCAAAGCATCGTAGTCGCTTTGGCGCGTCCCGTCGTGGCGCCGCGCGCCGCCGCCAACAACCAAATGCTCGGCGCCGAGCGCCCGCGCTGCGTCCGCCGCCTTGGTGACGCGCGCCAGTTCTTCGTCAAGGATGTCCGTGAAGATGAAGTTGCCGCCGGCATAGATCGAGACAAGCGACAGGCCGGTGTCGGCGAGGATATTGCGCATGGCGGCGTAATCGTCGCCTTCGTTTTCGACGACATTGCCGTCGAAGAACTCAATACCATCATAGCCCGCTGCTGCAATATCGCGCGCGGCCTCTGCCATGTCCCCGAACGTCCGGTAGGCCAAACGGTTGATGGAGGTCACACCAACGGCGTCGCCCCCAAGCGGACCCCAGCAATTGGCGTGATAGGCCAGCTTCCAAGCAGTCATGGCGTCTCCTCCCGACACGGCCCAAATGCTTTTGTATTTGCAAACGTATCTTTAGTTGATAAAATGCAAAAGTCAATTAAGTTTTCTGTGTCAGCGACAAAATAGGCATTGCGTCTTCCGAAAACGCTCGTCCATGGTGGACAAGAAGGAGCAATCGGCCGTGGCAAGGACTGGTTTGGGAGGCACCGCAGTTGCGGATGCAGATCGATCCGGGGAGACTGGTTCTCCAGCGGCGGCCGACCGCGTGAGGGCCCTTGAAGCCGAACGCCAGAGTCTTGTTTCGCTTCTTAACATTCTGCGCTCCAGTGAACCTTGCACGCGTCTCGACCTCGAACGAGAGGCCCGGCTCGGCCGCGCCGTGGTCACGGACCGGCTGTCGACGCTTGCTGCCTTCGGCCTTGTTGACGAAGGCGGTGTCGGGCGCTCAATAGGCGGGCGCGCGCCGCGTCTGGTGCGGTTCCGATCGGAGGCCGCGCGCATTCTGGTCGCCAACATCGACGGCGACACCATCGGCCTTGGTCTCGCCGATCTGGACGGGCGGCTCATCCTTGAGCACTACGAGGATTTCGACGCCGCTTCCCCAGCGCAGGCACTGTTCGATCGGCTCGAGGCGCTGTTCAACTGGTCGCTCGGCAAGGATGGTGCTCCGCTGTGGGCGATTGGTCTGGGAGTGCCGGGCGCGGTAGAGCAGAAGGACTCGAACAGCCTCGCGATCCCTAAGCTTGGCGCTATGCCTGCGTGGGACGAGGCGAAGCTTCTGGAGCGTTTGATACAGAGGTTTCAAGCGCCAGTCTGGGTGCGGGGCGCCGTGCAGATGGAGACAATGGGGGAACTAAGCGCCCTGTCAGCGGAATCCGGGCGCGACATGCTCTATGTCGACCTTGGCTCGGATATAACCGCCGGCATCGTCGTCGACGGCCGCCTGCATCGTGGCGCGCAAGGCATAGCCGGACAGATAGGGCATGTTTACGCCGGCGAGCCGCACAAACGCATTTGCGGTTGCGGCAATGTTGGCTGCCTGCAAACCGTCGCCGGCTGCGATGCCATTGCTCAGGCCGGCCTGCTAGCGGCAGAACAGGGGCAAAGTCGCCTTCTCGGTGAAACGCTCGCCGCTACCGGGACGGTGACGGCTGCCGACATTGGCACAGCGGCGCGCCTTGGCGACCCGTTCTCGGCCGATCTGTTGGCGCAATCCGGACGGCTGATCGGCACCGTCCTGGCGACGCTGGCCAATATCCTCAACCCGTCGATGATCGTTCTTGGCGGCGAACTGTCCCAGACGGGAGACATCTGCCTGGCTGCGATCCGCGAGGGAATATACGGGCACGCGCAGCCTCTCATCAGCCGCGATATCCGTATTGTCCATTCGCGCATGGGGCGGTCGGCTGGACTTGTCGGCGCCGCAGCTGTCGCCGTGACTGAACTGTTCGCCCCCGCGTTCCTCGGTGAATGGATCGTATCGGGCACGCCGCTAGCCCACGCCGGAGTCACCAACTTGCTGGCTGCTGTCGAGAAGACGGCGACAACAGGCAGTTGAGCGTGCAGCCCACCCGACTGGCTGTCGCGCGGTCGCCGCGATCAGCCGCGGCGCTTGCAAACCCCAACCCCTGCGGTAGGTTGATTCAATACAGCTGCCCGCAGAGGTGGCGGGCGGGAGGAGCAACGGGATGCTGAGAACTGATGTGGCAATGCCACCCGGATGTGTGTTGCCGGTTTCGTCCATCGCGCGTCCGCTGGTGGCAGGCCTGGGGCCACATGGCGAACGGCCGGCATCTCCCGAATTGCTGCGCCTGTCTGCCGACATGCTGGAGCGCGCCAGGGAAAGAGCCTTCCGCGTGGCGATCGTGCTGCATACGACCGCTTCGGACTGGGCCCAGCGTCAGATCGCGGGCATCAAGGCAGGCTTGGAGCAGGCGGGCGCCATCGTCGTCGACATCGTCGATTGCGGCTACGACGCAGCCGCCCAGATCGCAGCGATCGAACGGCTGGTGCAATCGAAGCCCGATGCCGTGATCAGCATCCCCGTCGGAAGCACGGCCGTGGCCGCAGCTTTCCGCAAACTGGCGGCTGCCGGGATCAAGCTCGTCCTACTCGACAACGCGCCCTCCGGCCTGCTTCAGGAGACCGACTATGTAAGCGTCATATCGTCGGACAATTTCGGCCTCGGCCAGATCGCCGCCAGTCTGATTTCGCCACACATCCGGCGTAACGGCACAGTCTGCGTGGTCGCCTACAATGAAGACTTCTTCGCGACGGCGCAGCGCGAGATCGCTTTCGGCAAGTGGATGCGGCACGAGCGCCCGGACATCACGCTGACGCAGCTGAAATTCGAGGTGCCGGCAAATGCCGGAAGCGCAGTTGGCCCGTACCTCGATGCCAATCCCGATCTTGACGGAATGTTCGTCGTCTGGGACGAGCCAGCAGTTGCATCGCTACCGGCTTTTTCTGGCCGCTCCCGGATCCCGGTCATGACCACGGTTGATCTCGGTAGCGCGATCGCTGAGGCCCTTCTCGGAGGAAAGATCGTCAAGGGAGTTGCCGCGCAACGCCCTTTCGAACAGGGCGAGATCGCGGCCATGGCCGCGATTGTCGGGCTCAGCGGCAATGCTGTGCCGCCGTGGATTGTGCTGCCGGGGGTAGCCGTGACCTCTGGTAATGTCGCGGAAGTCTACAAGCATGTTGGCGGCGCTCCCAATTTCTATTGAGCCGACGTTACGAGAGGTTAAACGAACGCCTCATGCAACCCTGTCGATGGCCTGAAAGATCATATCGATGCAGGCGCGGTTGAATGGTTTTCGACGTCTGGCACTTCGTCGGGAGCAAATCCGACCTTGGGTGTCGAGAACAATTTCCGTCGGCACTGGATCCATTCCGGCCACCTACGACGGGCCGCTTGAACTCCAGCCTAGTGTACCCGTCAAGGCAAGTTGCTATGATCGCAAGTTCCCCGGTGACGGCGAGTTCCCGAACGCACCCATTGTTTCCGTACTGGCGCCCAATAATGGCCTGAACCAGATCAGGCACGAGGTCTTCTCGGCCATACTAGCGGATGAGTGCGGAACAGGTCAGCCGCATCAGTGCGGGCTACTCTGAGCGCGGCTGGCCCTAATATGCCCGCGATGGCATTGCCATGACCACTATCCGCGCCGATGCGCGATTGGGGTAGCTGCGCTTCTGTTGGCGGTGCCTGGCATCCGCTGTGCCGCTGTCGTAATTGCAAGGGAAGCGTGCATCAGGGCGGCGAGGTCTCGGTAGCAGCGCATGGTTCCAAAAACCCTTGTGAAACTTTTGCGGTCATTGAGTCGGATGAGATCGGATATTTGAGAAGGGCGCGGTCTGGATGGCGGCTTTCTAAGCGACCTAGCCAAAAGCCGTCCGTCTGAAGTCGGCCCCAAAGCTGCCCGTCAGGAAAGCGCCTTATGTAGGACGTTAAGTCCCATTTCGGCGTTGTCCAAAAGCGGACCTTACGAGTGCCTAGCGCCAGATTAAGATCTCGACTCATGTCGGCCATAGCCTACCGTTGCATCGCACACGAGCAGCTCCGGGTTCGACCGGATAGCAAATCCTCAAGTTACATGTTGAGGGGTTCTGTCCCGCCTGGCTCATCTGAGAGAGCGAGCCGCAACGAATGGTCTAACTTCTCCTTGGAATAAGGTTTGGCGATAATCGTCGATCCTCTCGCGAAGTCTGCCGCACCATTTCCGTATCCGGTGGCGCACACAATCGGAATGCCTCGCAACCGTAGTGCGTCCGCAACGCGGTCGCTCCGCTCCCCACGAATGTTCAAATCCAAGACAGCCGCGTCGATTTCGTGGGTTTCGATCATCGCAATCGCGCCGTCGATGGTAGTGGCGGGCCCGATAACAGTGACCCCAAGCTCAATCAAAAAATCCTCGGCCAGCATGGCAATGAGGGATTCGTCTTCTACTATCAGAACGCGTCGGCCTGACAGTGCTGTCATTGGGGAAGCCCCCCCTCTGCCAAGGGGGCATCGATAACGCAGACGAGGCCCTGAGGTTGGAAATCCATCGCGACCTCAGCCTCGAGATCTGCGGCCAAGCCGCGCTCAAGGAGGCGAGAGCCAAAGCCTCGCCGGGCCGGAGTTGAAACTATGGGGCCACCGAGTTCGCTCCAAACCAGCTTGAGCCTCGGCTTGGGTTTTTCGGTACGAAACCACTCCACGGAAATCTTTCCGGCCTCGTTTGAAAGGGCGCCGTACTTCACTGCGTTGGTCAGCAATTCATGGAAGGCAAGCGCTAGGGAAAGAGCTTGGTTGGGCTGCAATCGAATTGCAGGTCCAGTTGTCGAAACCCGGTTGGAAAACGCGCCGCGAATTTGAAGGCTGTCGCAAACAAGTTGGTTCAATAATGCATGTTCCCAACTGGTCTGCGTCAGGATGTTGTGTGCCGCCGAAAGGGCCATGAGGCGGCCTTCGAACGCGGCATGAGCATCAGTGGCCTCCGTTCCTCTGAATGTCTGATGAGCAATGCCCTGAACTACCGCCAGAGTGTTCTTCACACGATGGTTGAGCTCGGCCATCAGCAGTTCTCTTTGTGCCTCCGACCGTCGTCGCTCGCTGATATCCACCACAGAGGCGAGCGCCATCATTCCTTCGCTCGTCTGAATTGGGCTGAGCCCAATCTCAACCGGCACCTCTTTTCCATCTTTCCGTCGGGCATAGAGATCCCTGCCAGCACCCATTGGGCGCGCCTGCGGGAAACTCCCATACCCGCGGCGAAAAACCGGGTGCGAGCTACGATAGCGATCGGGGACCAGCATCTCGATACCTTGCCCGACCATCTCCTCCCGCCCATAGCCGAATAGAGCTTCTGCATGAAGATTGACGAGGACAATGCGCCCGTCCTCGTCTGTCATCACCATGCCACTTGGAGCCGCCTCTACAGCCGATCGAAACCGCTCCTCACTGTGGCGCATCGCGATCTCTGCCCGGTCACGTTCCGTGACGTCGACATTTACCCCGATCAACCCGCGAAATATCCCACTTGGGGAGAAGTGAGGACGAGCAGTTGTGAGGAGAACCCGGTACTCCCCCTTGCAATTTCTGTAGCGACCCTGAACTGATACGGCTGATTGTGTAGCCAATGCTTGCATCATTCGGGCACCAATATCGGCGGCATCATCAGGATGAATGGTTGGGTGCCAATTGAACGTCGGGACATCCTCGGTCTCGACGCCCCAGAACTCCCGAAGCATGATGTTCAGATTTGTGCATTTGCCCAAGGCGTCACAGGTCCAGATCATGACCGGAGCGTGTTCCGACATAAGACGAAACTGTTGCTCTGATCCTCGCAACTCATATTCGGCAACTCTTCGGGCCTGTTCTGCTCGCGTCCGCTCGAGATAAAAACCAATTTGTCTGGCAATTGTCGTAGCGAGATCGATCTCGTGGCTCGCAAAAGCATGCCTTTGTTCATAGTAAGTCATGAATTTCCCCACCACTTCACCCTGGACCGTCAAGGGAATGAACGCCAAGCCTACGATGCCTTCGCTGGCAATCGTCTCTTTGACGGCCTCAGGTTCATGCGTTTCAGCAATGTGTGAAACAAAAATAGCCTCGGGGTTGCGTTCGCCGACAACCCAGGGCGAGTGCCCTTCCAGCGCCTTTCTGTAACTCTCGGATAAGCCGCGCCAGGCTGCGAAGCGCATCACGCCTGCTTCATCGAAGAGCAACATGGAAGCGCGACGGCAGCCTAGACCGTCACGAATGGCATCGAGGCCGGCTTCAAAAGCTTCGTGGCTCGACTTTGCCCGGTATAGTCGATCCGTCAGCACGTAAAGTGCGCTGAGTTCGTCCAACCTCTCTGTGAGCTTCTCGCTGCCCCCGCTTAACTGCAACGCCGACCCTCCCTTTGGCGAATAGTTATTAGCAACGATGCATAGAACGCCAACGGATCATTTTCGTTCCGATCGCTTAACTCGGCAGTTCGTCGTAGGCGACTACCGAGTAGATTCCCAATCGCGCCTGCAGGCCGCAACGTCGATCTAGCCACGGCTGCCATCATTCTCTGGCATGCCAACCGGAGCGGCGGGTCCAGCAATTTCACAGAACATCCTCGACCGTCCTCTGGTGCCATATCGACCGGGAGCAACTTCAAAATTTCCGTTCTCTTCGAGATTTGTGGCATAGTAGGCGCATGCAGATCTCGGGCATTGGAAGGATCATCTTCTGGTCTGGCGGAAGTATTTGGATCGGGCAGGCAGTTGGCCCGATTGAGCGTCACGCCCACCATGCCATTCAGGTCAGCATGGGCCTGTTTGATCGCGTGCAGTTCCGAACGAGCGATGCGGCAGATTGGGTATCCTATGGCGCGGCTTACATTCCGTCCGACTTGCCCCACTTGTTCCAGGCACCTGGGAAGACAGTTGCCAATCTCTTTTGCGAGCCGCCGCGACGATCAAGCGGACACATCTGGAACTTGGAGGGAAGGCGCCGGTCATCGTTTACAACGATGCAGATCTCGAGGCCGTGGTGCAAAGCATACGTACTTTTGGCTTTTATAACGCGGGACAGGACTGCACGGCCCCGCGTCGCATCTATGTGCAGGACGGGGCGTATGAAAACTTCGTCACAGATTTAACTGCGGCGGTTTCTACCATCCGTTACAATCAGGCCGACGACACCAGCAACGGAGCGCCAACGGGACCGAGTCGCAAGTTTCGTTGAGCGTGCGGGCGAGCAAAAGCACATCGAGATCACCACCGGTGGTGCCCGCGGTGGGAAAGAGGGTTTTTTCTACCAGCCTACCGTCATTGCCGGTGCGACCCAGGAAGACGAGATTGTACGGCGCGAGGTCTTTGGGCCAGTCGTTTCAGGTACCCGTTTCACGGACGACGAACAGGCCGTGGATTGGGCCAACGACAGTCACTACGGACTGGCGTCCTCGGTTTGGACGAGGGACATCTCCAAAGCGATGAGTGCCGAGTCACGGCTTCAGTATGGCTGTACCTGGATCAACGCTCACTTCATGCTCGCGACAGAAATGCCCCACGGCGGTGTTAAGCAATCCGGATACGGCAAGGACATGTCGATTTATGCGCTGGAGGACTACACCTCAGTGCGTCATGAGATGATTA from Mesorhizobium sp. 113-3-3 encodes the following:
- a CDS encoding sugar ABC transporter ATP-binding protein, encoding MRNVSMRFGGVRALDDVHLDVSPGEVHALLGENGAGKSTILKILRGVQPPSSGTVEIGGVPLATFTAEAARNAGVAMAFQEMSLIPTLTVAQNVFLNREIRTNSGLIDDRTAAAESRKLFARMGVEIDPNAKVSDIPAGHRQLTEIVKATSQPCKVLVLDEPTTALSQNEVERLFEYVRQLRGQGVAIVYVSHRMDEIFRIADRATILRDGKHIITAPMSEFTLESMIAHIIGRRSRGFSDVVRETATIGEVLLETRGLSGSGKPIGIDLTLRRGEVVGVAGLLGSGRSSLARVLAGVQPMTSGEIRIKGKAVSIAKPRDAIDAGIALVPEDRARQGFVAFHSVESNIDLPNLDRLSTKTWVDRAKSAALAESSIQRLRIKTDSRKATIRTLSGGNAQKVVIAKWLATEPEVLILDEPTAGIDIGSKSEIVTLIRNLAKSGKAILVLSSELQELLAACDRILVMSEGRIVRDIARHDLDDAAKVDSIDSLQHAEQKLNKFMQEARGGIIQ
- a CDS encoding substrate-binding domain-containing protein, with amino-acid sequence MRMKTLLRSTAICLTLGLGLASNAAYAIDPAQALTEIGQHVMSLGPNGEKPEAASSVKLTDEELAKIKDMHAKAAIVMHYAGNDWSQAQIEGLKAQFATMGIEVVAVTDAGFKPDKQVSDLETVMAQKPNIIVSIPTDPVATAAAYKAAADAGAKLVFMDNVPKGFVAGKDYVSSVSADNYGNGVATAHLLAQALGGKGDVGLIFHAADFFVTKQRYDAVKKTLAENYPDIHVVAEQGIGGPDFSGDAEKAAGALLVANPSIKGIWAVWDVPAEGVISAALTNGRDDLVIVNCDLGENVAINMASGGPVKGLSAQRPYDQGVTEAMLAGYGLLGKQAPAYVALPALPVTKANLADAWQQVYHKPVTDKIKQSMQ
- a CDS encoding sugar phosphate isomerase/epimerase family protein codes for the protein MTAWKLAYHANCWGPLGGDAVGVTSINRLAYRTFGDMAEAARDIAAAGYDGIEFFDGNVVENEGDDYAAMRNILADTGLSLVSIYAGGNFIFTDILDEELARVTKAADAARALGAEHLVVGGGARRHDGTRQSDYDALASALDKVMAIAAQHGLKAHYHPHLSTIVENPDEVRTIFGKTAIGFCPDTAHLAAAGGDVAAMVREHASRISYVHLKGWQRDPFAFVPVGRGDCDNGAVIRALKDISYTGWICNELDAWADPAAGARESHAFVQAELAKV
- a CDS encoding ROK family transcriptional regulator; amino-acid sequence: MVDKKEQSAVARTGLGGTAVADADRSGETGSPAAADRVRALEAERQSLVSLLNILRSSEPCTRLDLEREARLGRAVVTDRLSTLAAFGLVDEGGVGRSIGGRAPRLVRFRSEAARILVANIDGDTIGLGLADLDGRLILEHYEDFDAASPAQALFDRLEALFNWSLGKDGAPLWAIGLGVPGAVEQKDSNSLAIPKLGAMPAWDEAKLLERLIQRFQAPVWVRGAVQMETMGELSALSAESGRDMLYVDLGSDITAGIVVDGRLHRGAQGIAGQIGHVYAGEPHKRICGCGNVGCLQTVAGCDAIAQAGLLAAEQGQSRLLGETLAATGTVTAADIGTAARLGDPFSADLLAQSGRLIGTVLATLANILNPSMIVLGGELSQTGDICLAAIREGIYGHAQPLISRDIRIVHSRMGRSAGLVGAAAVAVTELFAPAFLGEWIVSGTPLAHAGVTNLLAAVEKTATTGS
- a CDS encoding substrate-binding domain-containing protein, translating into MAIVLHTTASDWAQRQIAGIKAGLEQAGAIVVDIVDCGYDAAAQIAAIERLVQSKPDAVISIPVGSTAVAAAFRKLAAAGIKLVLLDNAPSGLLQETDYVSVISSDNFGLGQIAASLISPHIRRNGTVCVVAYNEDFFATAQREIAFGKWMRHERPDITLTQLKFEVPANAGSAVGPYLDANPDLDGMFVVWDEPAVASLPAFSGRSRIPVMTTVDLGSAIAEALLGGKIVKGVAAQRPFEQGEIAAMAAIVGLSGNAVPPWIVLPGVAVTSGNVAEVYKHVGGAPNFY
- a CDS encoding response regulator — its product is MTALSGRRVLIVEDESLIAMLAEDFLIELGVTVIGPATTIDGAIAMIETHEIDAAVLDLNIRGERSDRVADALRLRGIPIVCATGYGNGAADFARGSTIIAKPYSKEKLDHSLRLALSDEPGGTEPLNM
- a CDS encoding PAS domain S-box protein, whose amino-acid sequence is MDELSALYVLTDRLYRAKSSHEAFEAGLDAIRDGLGCRRASMLLFDEAGVMRFAAWRGLSESYRKALEGHSPWVVGERNPEAIFVSHIAETHEPEAVKETIASEGIVGLAFIPLTVQGEVVGKFMTYYEQRHAFASHEIDLATTIARQIGFYLERTRAEQARRVAEYELRGSEQQFRLMSEHAPVMIWTCDALGKCTNLNIMLREFWGVETEDVPTFNWHPTIHPDDAADIGARMMQALATQSAVSVQGRYRNCKGEYRVLLTTARPHFSPSGIFRGLIGVNVDVTERDRAEIAMRHSEERFRSAVEAAPSGMVMTDEDGRIVLVNLHAEALFGYGREEMVGQGIEMLVPDRYRSSHPVFRRGYGSFPQARPMGAGRDLYARRKDGKEVPVEIGLSPIQTSEGMMALASVVDISERRRSEAQRELLMAELNHRVKNTLAVVQGIAHQTFRGTEATDAHAAFEGRLMALSAAHNILTQTSWEHALLNQLVCDSLQIRGAFSNRVSTTGPAIRLQPNQALSLALAFHELLTNAVKYGALSNEAGKISVEWFRTEKPKPRLKLVWSELGGPIVSTPARRGFGSRLLERGLAADLEAEVAMDFQPQGLVCVIDAPLAEGGLPQ